The proteins below come from a single Triticum aestivum cultivar Chinese Spring chromosome 5D, IWGSC CS RefSeq v2.1, whole genome shotgun sequence genomic window:
- the LOC123121479 gene encoding putative 1-phosphatidylinositol-3-phosphate 5-kinase FAB1C: protein MGVLDFAAMGAAEKTRSLVADHPQRHMHKGGTDGDALARIETRRRRSVGHAGGPPGRPNSPASPAEPPMTPLRAPEARSRSKGDVAPRSPPPDRDIRQADDEEAHEPRVQFLSPGTYFLNDFSDTDSSVSVSNSTYRSMTPSPTESPTCAARQNDGAIAAIDSDDAHDLAGVSIAENSKASHVPSCIFDFGGNIWCPPPPEDEIDDAESRLFGFDDDDDEIGDSNNIFAPSCFSAKTNRATGVSNINCGSHQESVQKDLFRHFQALVAQLLKAEGVGLASEKDSKIWLDIVSSLAWQAAYFVKPDTKKGGSMDPSDYVKIKCIASGNPTDSNFIRGIVCSKNVKHKRMVSEYSNAKLLILGGALEYQKASNKLASIGTILEQEKEYLRTVVGKIESRKPNVLIVEKSVSSYAQELLAKDISLVLNVKRTLLERISKCTGGQIASSIDNIASARLGQCDMFKVEKVLESFASGHAEKRPTTKTLMFFEGCLKRLGCTVLLRGNCREELKKIKHAMQLAVFAAYHLSLETSFLADEGATIPRVISVTAMGAQEAWTNTDHISAKSADRDTTDSLRAATKWPHTAAITQMFDGISASPPSLRLDGESLGSAPECTESESPVNHANSLNAVNACQKAVLAKIPVDLSLLENSGSGLPPDDFQAGGLDNQNRLSCSYLPGTDNHQSILVSLSSTCIPKNIACERSHLFRIKFYGSFDKPLGRYLRENLFDQAYCCPSCKEPSESHARCYMHQNGSLTISVRRLLSQKLPGEHDGRIWMWHRCMKCKFEDGLPPATHRVVMSDSAWGLSFGKFLELSFSNHATANRIASCGHSLQRDCLRFYGYGNMVAAFHYSPMVTRSVNLPPSVLNFSCHGMQDWVKGETVMVFDEMESLHMEVYGFLNSIERSITTLDEPVKTGIRRQIIEMKDLLNRERNEYEGLLLPVIKGSVHSMKSTIDTLELNRVRRGLLLDAYVWDCRLCNIDSLKANGHIARTDSSNPENLQATSMKEDKSELLTTVTQHGETHEGPATYRRCSSGSPRRSLLSREASMDNGNILVETNLPIGQVDGVSGAGDLDVVFSQFSVSENGRRLSMNSIETVPVERLPSLASILSDKIDMLWSGSTEAHCSLPQDLIKADGKGSFSLLGNPNYKKAISPVRVHSFDSIFRLHEREQTGLLPASLHLSLKMRSVDSFRDLTSLVKDPMTNMRRAFSQISPRSRGNLNVILTRAPTYLKSASHMVSDGARLLLPHIGSEGALVVAVYDDEPTSIVSYAMTSQEYVEHVTHKLDSKSSFQHMSNCSAVSNSGLEKALPSQEGAHFKYSFDNEAFCADNTKFSVTCYFARQFASLRKKCCPSDVDYIRSLSRCKRWSADGGKSNVYFAKTMDERFIIKQVTKTELDSFVGFAPQYFRHLTQSLTSGSPTCLAKILGIYQVNIKGLKGGREVKMDLMVMENIFFQKTISRVYDLKGSVRSRYNSDTSSHNKVLLDSNLIEELHTKPIFLGRKAKRTLERAVWNDTSILASLDVMDYSLLVGIDEENNELVIGIIDFLRQYTWDKQLETWVKASGILGGPKNETPTVISPVQYKKRFRKAMSRYFIAIPDQWSS from the exons ATGGGTGTGCTGGATTTCGCGGCGATGGGCGCAGCGGAGAAGACCAGATCCCTCGTCGCCGACCACCCGCAGCGCCACATGCACAAGGGCGGCACCGATGGGGACGCACTCGCGCGCATAGAGACGCGACGCCGCCGATCGGTGGGCCATGCCGGCGGCCCGCCCGGGCGGCCAAACAGCCCGGCGTCGCCTGCTGAGCCGCCCATGACGCCGCTGCGGGCGCCCGAGGCGAGATCCAGGAGCAAAGGCGACGTGGCGCCGCGCTCCCCTCCTCCAGACCGCGATATTAG GCAAGCGGATGACGAGGAGGCTCATGAACCCAGGGTCCAGTTTTTATCCCCAGGGACTTACTTCTTAAATGACTTTTCAGATACAGATTCTAGTGTTAGTGTTAGTAACTCAACATACAGATCGATGACCCCAAGCCCCACAGAGAGTCCTACTTGTGCGGCGAGGCAGAATGATGGTGCAATTGCAGCAATCGACTCAGATGATGCTCATGATCTAGCTGGTGTTAGCATCGCCGAGAACAGCAAAGCAAGCCATGTGCCGTCCTGTATCTTCGACTTTGGTGGAAATATTTGGTGCCCACCACCGCCTGAAGATGAGATTGATGATGCTGAATCGAGGTTATTTGGAttcgatgacgatgatgatgaaattGGGGACTCCAACAACATTTTTGCCCCAAGTTGTTTCAGTGCTAAAACTAATAGAGCAACTGGTGTTAGTAATATTAATTGTGGGTCCCACCAAGAGAGTGTTCAGAAGGATCTATTTAGGCATTTTCAAGCTCTAGTTGCACAGTTACTGAAGGCGGAAGGTGTTGGGTTGGCCAGTGAGAAGGATTCCAAAATCTGGCTCGATATTGTGTCCTCGTTAGCATGGCAAGCCGCTTACTTTGTGAAACCTGACACCAAGAAAGGCGGCAGCATGGATCCTAGTGATTATGTGAAGATCAAGTGCATAGCATCTGGGAACCCAACTGATAG CAATTTTATAAGAGGAATTGTTTGCTCCAAGAATGTAAAACACAAACGCATGGTCTCTGAGTACAGTAATGCCAAATTGCTCATTTTAGGAGGTGCACTCGAGTACCAGAAAGCTTCTAATAAGTTAGCATCAATTGGAACTATACTCGAACAG GAGAAGGAATATCTACGAACTGTTGTTGGAAAGATTGAGTCTAGGAAACCTAATGTGCTGATAGTTGAGAAGAGTGTCTCATCTTATGCCCAGGAGCTCTTAGCGAAAGATATCTCATTAGTTCTGAATGTAAAGAGGACACTTTTGGAGAGAATATCAAAATGCACAGGCGGTCAGATTGCCTCGTCAATTGATAACATTGCTTCAGCAAGGCTAGGGCAATGTGACATGTTCAAGGTGGAAAAGGTTCTGGAATCATTTGCATCAGGACATGCAGAGAAGAGACCAACAACAAAAACACTGATGTTTTTTGAAGGCTGTCTGAAGCGCCTGGGTTGCACG GTCCTACTAAGAGGAAATTGTCGAGAAGAACTGAAGAAGATTAAGCATGCAATGCAACTTGCAGTTTTTGCTGCTTATCATCTGTCCCTCGAGACATCATTCCTTGCTGATGAGGGCGCAACAATTCCACGAGTTATTTCAGTAACTGCAATGGGTGCACAAGAAGCATGGACCAATACAGATCACATTTCTGCTAAGTCTGCTGATCGTGATACTACTGATAGTCTCAGAGCTGCTACTAAATGGCCACATACTGCTGCTATCACGCAAATGTTTGATGGTATTTCTGCATCACCGCCTTCATTACGATTGGATGGGGAAAGCCTTGGAAGTGCACCTGAGTGTACCGAATCTGAATCTCCTGTTAATCATGCCAATTCTCTGAATGCCGTTAATGCCTGCCAAAAAGCTGTCTTGGCAAAGATACCCGTGGATTTATCTCTTTTGGAAAACAGTGGGAGTGGTCTACCACCAGATGACTTCCAAGCAGGAGGCCTAGATAACCAGAACAGGCTTTCATGTAGCTACTTACCTGGTACTGACAATCATCAGAGCATCTTAGTTTCCCTCTCAAGCACCTGTATCCCCAAAAACATAGCATGTGAGCGTTCCCACCTCTTCCGCATCAAGTTTTATGGTAGCTTTGATAAGCCACTTGGGAGATACCTTCGCGAAAACTTATTTGACCAG GCATATTGCTGTCCGTCATGCAAGGAGCCTTCAGAATCACATGCCAGATGCTACATGCACCAGAACGGCAGCCTAACAATAAGTGTTAGGCGTCTCTTATCCCAAAAGCTGCCAGGTGAACACGATGGAAGGATATGGATGTGGCACAGATGTATGAAGTGCAAATTTGAAGATGGATTGCCGCCTGCTACACATAGAGTGGTCATGTCTGATTCTGCTTGGGGTCTATCCTTTGGGAAGTTTCTAGAGCTCAGCTTTTCTAATCATGCAACTGCCAACCGAATTGCGAGCTGTGGGCATTCTCTACAACGGGACTGCCTTCGTTTCTATGG GTATGGAAATATGGTAGCAGCCTTCCATTATAGTCCCATGGTTACTCGATCAGTTAACCTCCCACCCTCGGTGCTGAATTTCAGTTGCCACGGCATGCAAGACTGGGTGAAAGGAGAAACAGTCATG GTATTTGATGAAATGGAATCCTTACATATGGAGGTATATGGTTTCCTTAATAGTATTGAGAGGAGTATCACCACCTTGGATGAGCCAGTAAAAACAGGTATACGGAGGCAGATTATAGAGATGAAGGATTTGCTTAACAGGGAAAGAAATGAATACGAG gGTTTGCTTCTACCAGTTATAAAGGGGAGTGTTCATTCCATGAAATCAACTATTGATACTTTGGAACTCAACCGTGTGAGACGTGGTCTGCTCCTAGATGCATACGTTTGGGACTGCAGGTTGTGTAACATTGATTCGCTTAAAGCAAATGGCCATATTGCCAGAACTGATTCTTCCAATCCAGAAAATCTCCAAGCCACCAGCATGAAGGAAGATAAATCTGAGCTACTGACCACTGTTACACAGCATGGAGAAACACATGAAGGACCTGCCACATACAGAAGGTGCTCCTCTGGAAGTCCAAGGAGATCTCTACTATCCAGAGAGGCCTCAATGGATAACGGGAATATCTTGGTTGAGACAAATTTGCCGATTGGGCAGGTGGATGGTGTGAGTGGCGCAGGAGATCTTGACGTGGTCTTTAGCCAATTCAGTGTGTCTGAAAATGGACGGCGCCTTTCCATGAATTCTATCGAGACGGTACCAGTTGAGAGGTTACCCTCTCTTGCATCTATTTTATCTGATAAAATAGATATGTTATGGAGTGGATCTACTGAAGCACACTGCAGTCTTCCACAAGATTTGATCAAAGCTGATGGAAAGGGGTCTTTTAGTTTGTTGGGCAATCCAAATTACAAGAAGGCAATCTCCCCAGTTCGAGTCCATTCATTTGATTCTATATTCAGATTGCATGAACGGGAACAAACTGGATTGTTGCCTGCTTCATTACATTTGTCCTTGAAAATGAGATCAGTTGATTCCTTCAGAGATTTGACAAGCCTTGTAAAGGATCCGATGACAAACATGCGTAGGGCTTTTTCTCAAATATCTCCTAGATCAAGGGGAAACTTAAATGTTATTCTTACTCGCGCACCTACATATCTCAAGTCTGCTTCTCATATGGTGAGTGATGGGGCACGGCTGCTGCTGCCTCATATTGGTTCTGAAGGTGCCCTTGTTGTTGCTGTCTATGATGATGAGCCAACCAGTATCGTATCATATGCCATGACGTCACAAGAATATGTTGAGCATGTTACGCATAAACTGGATTCAAAATCCAGCTTTCAACATATGTCAAATTGCTCCGCGGTCAGCAATAGCGGACTTGAGAAAGCTTTGCCTTCACAAGAAGGAGCCCACTTTAAGTATTCGTTTGACAATGAAGCATTTTGTGCAGATAATACAAAGTTTTCAGTGACTTGTTATTTTGCAAGGCAGTTTGCTTCACTTAGAAAGAAGTGCTGTCCAAGTGATGTTGATTACATACGTTCTCTCAGTCGCTGTAAAAGATGGAGTGCTGATGGTGGAAAAAGCAATGTTTACTTTGCAAAGACAATGGATGAGAGATTCATTATTAAACAAGTCACCAAGACGGAGCTAGACTCTTTTGTTGGGTTTGCTCCTCAATACTTCAGGCACTTGACTCAATCATTGACTTCTGGAAGCCCAACATGTCTGGCCAAAATATTAGGAATTTATCAG GTTAATATCAAGGGCTTGAAAGGAGGGCGTGAGGTTAAGATGGATCTTATGGTTATGGAGAACATTTTCTTCCAGAAAACAATATCGAGGGTGTATGATCTAAAGGGTTCCGTGCGTTCACGCTATAATTCAGATACATCTAGCCACAATAAAGTACTTTTGGACTCTAATCTCATCGAGGAATTACATACAAAGCCTATATTTTTGGGCCGTAAGGCGAAGCGAACATTGGAAAGAGCTGTCTGGAATGATACATCAATTCTTGCG TCGTTGGATGTCATGGACTACTCGCTTCTGGTGGGCATTGACGAGGAGAATAATGAGCTTGTGATTGGCATCATCGACTTCCTGCGACAGTACACCTGGGACAAGCAGCTGGAGACGTGGGTGAAGGCCTCAGGCATCCTAGGTGGCCCCAAGAATGAGACCCCAACTGTCATATCGCCAGTCCAGTATAAGAAGAGGTTCAGAAAGGCCATGTCGAGGTACTTCATTGCCATCCCCGACCAATGGTCCTCTTGA